The following are from one region of the Populus trichocarpa isolate Nisqually-1 chromosome 8, P.trichocarpa_v4.1, whole genome shotgun sequence genome:
- the LOC7469074 gene encoding mitochondrial-processing peptidase subunit alpha has translation MYRTAVSRLSALKGGRRYPTRFASSSAAAALQSSSSSGLFSWLTGGKSKSLSPLDFPLQGVELPSTLPDYVEPGVTKITTLGNGLRIASETSPSPVASIGLYVDCGSVYESPATFGATHLLERMAFKSTRNRSHLRVVREVEAIGGAVQSSASREQMGYTYDALKTYLPEMVELLIDCVRNPVFLDWEVNEQLQKVKAEISEASKNPQGVLLEAIHSAGFSGGLANPLLAPESSIDRLNGSLLEEFVVENYTAPRMVLAASGVEHEELVAIAEPLLSDLPDKKSPGEPESFYTGGDFRCQADSGDPKTHFALAFGLKGGWHDVKEAITLTVLQVLMGGGGSFSAGGPGKGMYSRLYQRVLNRYHKIQLFSAFNNIYNHTAIFGIEATTDADFASSAIELVVRELTEVASSGAVDPVQLQRAKQSTKSAILMNLESRMVVSEDIGRQILTYNKRKPLEDFLKAVDEVTSQDITEISQKLVSSPLTMASYGEVINVPTYDAVSSMFKSK, from the exons ATGTACAGAACTGCAGTTTCGCGTCTCAGTGCTCTCAAG GGCGGCCGTAGATATCCTACAAGATTTGCAAGTTCGAGTGCTGCAGCAGCCTTGCAATCGTCCTCTTCCAGTGGTTTATTCAGCTGGCTTACTGGGGGAAAGTCCAAGTCTTTGTCACCTCTAGACTTTCCACTTCAAGGAGTTGAACTCCCTTCCACTTTGCCTGATTATGTTGAACCCGGGGTAACTAAGATTACAACACTTGGTAATGGCTTGCGAATTGCATCTGAAACATCACCG AGCCCTGTGGCGTCAATAGGGTTATATGTTGACTGTGGCTCAGTTTATGAGTCACCAGCAACATTTGGGGCTACTCACTTGCTGGAACGAATGGCATTCAAAAGCACAAGAAACCGCAGCCACTTGCGAGTTGTACGAGAAGTGGAAGCAATTGGGGGCGCTGTGCAATCCTCAGCATCCCGGGAGCAGATGGGATACACATATGATGCTCTAAAGACTTATCTTCCAGAGATGGTTGAGCTACTTATCGATTGTGTGAGGAACCCTGTCTTCCTTGATTGGGAGGTCAATGAACAG CTTCAGAAGGTGAAAGCTGAGATCAGTGAAGCTTCAAAGAACCCTCAAGGTGTGCTTTTAGAGGCGATTCACTCTGCTGGTTTTTCTGGTGGTTTGGCTAATCCACTTTTAGCCCCAGAATCTTCAATAGATAGATTGAATGGTTCACTCTTGGAGGAATTTGTAGTT GAAAATTATACTGCTCCTCGTATGGTGCTTGCAGCTTCTGGTGTTGAACATGAGGAATTGGTAGCCATTGCAGAGCCCCTTTTATCTGACCTGCCTGATAAAAAGAGTCCTGGAGAGCCAGAATCTTTTTATACTGGAGGTGATTTTCGTTGCCAAGCTGATTCAGGG GACCCGAAAACCCATTTTGCTCTTGCATTTGGACTAAAAGGTGGCTGGCATGATGTGAAGGAGGCTATTACCTTGACAGTTCTTCag GTTCTAATGGGAGGTGGTGGATCATTCTCAGCTGGTGGCCCTGGGAAAGGAATGTATTCAAGGTTAT ATCAACGTGTCTTGAATCGGTATCACAAAATTCAATTGTTTTCGGCATTCAACAACATTTACAATCACACTGCCATATTTGGCATCGAAGCTACCACG GATGCAGATTTTGCATCATCAGCCATTGAGCTAGTGGTTAGAGAGCTAACTGAAGTTGCTTCGTCTGGTGCAG TTGACCCAGTGCAGCTACAACGTGCTAAACAGTCCACAAAGTCTGCCATTTTGATGAATCTGGAATCTAGA ATGGTTGTTTCAGAAGATATAGGTAGACAAATATTGACATATAACAAGAG GAAACCTTTGGAGGATTTCTTGAAGGCTGTAGATGAGGTTACATCGCAGGATATTACCGAAATTTCCCAAAAGCTTGTTTCTTCTCCTCTCACAATGGCATCATATGGAGAAG TTATCAATGTCCCAACCTATGATGCAGTCAGCAGCATGTTCAAGTCAAAATGA
- the LOC7473243 gene encoding uncharacterized protein LOC7473243: MSETSKARVTITLGRGGQVVKRAATVSDDYSNSQQGAGSKRSVMERLGSNSDILSLHGNQLSNKRQRGDNRLTSIGANGVEDARIGKDDLRYKLMQKNVFSRTQSDDDQKTMDLREKLSRTVRSSGPLLSNLDARHRLPDPKDTSILGRIPPTRSADVLHHMDSSRNSFSPWTLDHIRRRSPDRVMSSSGGLSPPRNMDNLQRRPLNRTYDAVRTVPYMNKDVLDTPRSVSSSTTFITKSAMLPLSPSPTVPAKSVVPLMGHLPPSGIVQKSSYVAEEQQTVEGLLHSLGLGKYVVLFKAEEIDMTALKQMGERDLKELGIPMGPRKKILLALLPRSKRQP; the protein is encoded by the exons ATGTCAGAAACTTCCAAAGCTCGCGTCACTATTACACTTGGGCGCGGTGGTcag GTGGTGAAGAGAGCTGCAACGGTATCGGATGATTATTCTAATTCTCAGCAAGGTGCTGGGAGTAAGCGGTCTGTTATGGAAAGATTAGGAAGTAATTCAGACATTTTGTCATTGCATGGAAACCAACTTAGCAACAAACG GCAAAGAGGGGACAACAGGTTGACAAGTATAGGTGCTAATGGTGTGGAAG ATGCTCGCATTGGTAAAGATGACCTACGTTACAAACTCATgcaaaaaaatgtatttagtaGAACTCAAAGTGACGATGACCAGAAAACCATGGACCTTCGTGAAAAGCTTTCTAGGACAGTCCGGTCTTCAGGCCCTCTGCTCAGTAATCTTGATGCACGGCACCGCCTGCCTGACCCAAAGGACACTAGCATCTTAGGGAGAATTCCTCCCACAAGAAGTGCAGATGTTTTACACCACATGGATTCTTCCAGAAATTCCTTTTCTCCTTGGACTTTGGATCATATAAGACGAAGATCTCCAGATAGAGTTATGAGTTCTTCCGGGGGTTTATCGCCACCCAGAAACATGGATAATCTACAGCGAAGGCCTTTGAACAGGACATATGATGCTGTTAGAACAGTTCCATATATGAATAAAGATGTTCTTGATACACCGAGGTCAGTGAGTAGCTCCACTACTTTCATTACAAAATCTGCCATGCTGCCTCTATCGCCATCACCAACAGTGCCTGCAAAGTCTGTGGTACCGCTCATGGGCCATCTTCCTCCAAGTGGCATTGTGCAGAAGAGTTCATATGTG GCAGAAGAACAACAAACTGTTGAAGGCTTACTGCATTCATTGGGATTAGGGAAATACGTTGTTCTTTTCAAGGCTGAGGAA ATAGATATGACTGCATTGAAGCAGATGGGGGAAAGGGACCTTAAAGAGCTGGGGATACCTATG GGGCCAAGAAAGAAGATTCTTCTTGCACTCCTACCTCGTTCTAAAAGGCAACCTTGA